The following coding sequences lie in one Glycine max cultivar Williams 82 chromosome 19, Glycine_max_v4.0, whole genome shotgun sequence genomic window:
- the LOC100801700 gene encoding stress-induced protein KIN2, producing MDSQNMSYNAGQAKGQTQEKANTMMDKASNAAQSAEESLQEVGQQMQAKAQGAADAVKNATG from the exons ATGGACTCCCAAAATATGAGCTACAATGCTGGACAAGCCAAGGGCCAAACTCAG GAAAAGGCTAACACCATGATGGACAAGGCTAGCAATGCTGCTCAATCTGCTGAAGAATCCTTGCAAGAg gtTGGACAGCAAATGCAGGCTAAAGCACAAGGAGCTGCTGATGCTGTAAAGAATGCAACAGGATGA
- the LOC100778662 gene encoding rab-GTPase-TBC domain-containing protein isoform X1: protein MEKKRLDDYEPGPVPSPRALDRFGFVKQDVNTSEGLVKNRSAYEYERYREERRVRKWRKMIGVGGSDWKHYLRRKPHVVKRRIRKGIPDCLRGLVWQLISGSRDLLLMNPGVYEQLVIYETSASELDIIRDISRTFPSHVFFQQRHGPGQRSLYNVLKAYSVFDRDVGYVQGMGFLAGLLLLYMSEEDAFWLLVALLKGAVHAPMEGLYLAGLPLVQQYLFQFECSVREHLPKLGEHFSYEMINPSMYASQWFITVFSYSFPFHLALRIWDVFLYEGVKIVFKVGLALLKYCHDDLIKLPFEKLIHALKNFPEGAMNPDTLLPLAYSIKISKRLEELKQEYEKKNGKIRRSGELSEKPILPSVQGN from the exons atggaaaagaaaagattggATGACTATGAACCTGGTCCTGTTCCTTCACCAAGAGCATTAGATAGATTTGGGTTTGTAAAACAGGATGTTAATACTTCTGAAGGCTTAGTCAAGAATAGATCAGCCTACGAGTATGAGAG ATATAGGGAGGAGAGAAGGGTTAGAAAATGGAGGAAGATGATTGGGGTTGGTGGCAGTGACTGGAAGCATTATCTAAGGAGAAAACCTCATGTTGTGAAAAGGCGTATAAGGAAAGGAATTCCCGATTGTTTAAGGGGCCTTGTTTGGCAATTGATATCTGGAAGTCGAGACCTATTGCTGATGAACCCTGGAGTTTATGag CAACTAGTCATATATGAGACATCTGCCTCTGAACTGGATATAATTCGAGATATTTCTCGAACCTTCCCTTCACATGTATTCTTTCAACAGAGACATGGACCTGGGCAGCGGTCCCTCTACAATGTTCTAAAAGCTTACTCTGTCTTTGACAGAGATGTAGGCTATGTTCAG GGCATGGGATTTTTagcggggcttttgcttctTTATATGAGTGAGGAGGATGCATTTTGGTTGTTGGTGGCATTGCTAAAAGGAGCCGTTCATGCTCCAATGGAGGGCTTGTATCTG GCAGGATTGCCTCTGGTACAGCAATACCTCTTTCAATTTGAATGCTCGGTGAGGGAGCATCTACCAAAGTTGGGAGAACATTTTTCCTATGAAATGATAAATCCTAGCATGTATGCTAGCCAGTGGTTCATAACTGTATTTTCATATTCCTTTCCATTTCATTTGGCTCTTCGAATTTGGGATGTCTTCCTCTACGAG GGTgttaaaattgtctttaaagtTGGCTTGGCCCTATTAAAGTACTGCCATGATGACTTG ATTAAACTACCTTTCGAAAAACTCATACATGCCTTGAAAAACTTTCCCGAGGGTGCAATGAATCCGGATACATTGTTACCACTGGCTTATTCTATCAAG ATATCCAAGCGTTTAGAAGAATTGAAACAAGAGTATGAGAAGAAGAATGGAAAGATAAGACGATCTGGAGAACTTTCTGAAAAACCAATACTTCCTAGTGTCCAGGGCAATTGA
- the LOC100802233 gene encoding probable inactive ATP-dependent zinc metalloprotease FTSHI 3, chloroplastic produces the protein MACFSLPCNTGSFVTPTLAQRRYFGVCGGLCTSSFAFTSLGFNQCFKFQHELVWRSRIPSLRVPHCCKTPHGVSSNNKIEPLVSRSKGEKKTHYGKDGTDRLKKRFSLRLRPRLRLLAMRMKRASIKSILNELGILIRKNIRAVAFSASISTVFCLCFLFLKLTALPPPKSVPYSDLIISLQNGHVEKVLVEEGSRRIYYNMKSQNIENDPVSGEESEVADASIDKDVDKIGSEGTSKAGQTPVGNVLKKFSKTRASIPEWQYSTRKIDHDGKFLVGLMREKGVTYSSAPQSVLMSMRSTLITVITLWIPLIPLMWLLYRQLSAANSPARKQRPNGQTVGFDDVEGVDSAKVELVEIVSCLQGDINYRKLGAKLPRGVLLVGPPGTGKTLLARAVAGEAGVPFFTVSASEFVELFVGRGAARIRDLFNAARKFAPSIIFIDELDAVGGKRGRSFNDERDQTLNQLLTEMDGFESEMRVVVIAATNRPEALDPALCRPGRFSRKVYVGEPDEEGRRKILAVHLRGVPLEEDSSIICHLIASLTTGLVGADLANVVNEAALLAARRGSETVAREDIMEAMERAKFGISDKQLRSSKISKELSKLFPWMPSLMGKSERRQDDLQGPLGYQSLSS, from the exons ATGGCTTGTTTTTCATTACCTTGCAATACTGGGTCATTTGTTACCCCAACTTTGGCTCAAAGAAGATATTTTGGGGTATGTGGAGGTTTGTGCACTAGTTCATTTGCTTTTACTTCTCTAGGGTTTAACCAATGCTTCAAATTTCAACATGAGTTGGTTTGGAGAAGTAGAATTCCCTCATTGAGGGTTCCTCATTGTTGCAAGACTCCACATGGTGTTTCAAGTAACAACAAAATTGAGCCACTTGTAAGTAGAAGCAAGGGTGAGAAAAAGACTCACTATGGTAAGGATGGAACTGATAGGTTGAAGAAGAGATTTTCGTTGAGATTGAGGCCGAGGTTACGGTTATTGGCTATGAGAATGAAAAGGGCTTCCATTAAGTCCATTTTGAATGAATTGGGGATCCTTATTCGTAAGAACATTAGAGCAGTGgcgttttctgcttcaatttCTACTGTGTTCTGCCTTTGTTTCTTGTTTCTGAAATTGACTGCACTCCCCCCTCCGAAATCTGTTCCGTATTCTGACTTGATCATCAGCCTTCAGAATGGACATGTTGAAAAGGTTTTAGTTGAAGAGGGGTCTCGACGCATATATTACAATATGAAGTCCCAGAATATTGAAAATGATCCGGTTTCTGGGGAAGAATCTGAAGTGGCAGATGCTTCAATTGATAAGGATGTTGATAAGATTGGGAGTGAGGGTACTTCTAAAGCTGGCCAAACTCCAGTGGGGAATGTACTAAAAAAATTCTCTAAGACTCGAGCTTCAATCCCTGAGTGGCAGTATTCCACAAGAAAAATAGATCATGATGGAAAGTTCCTTGTTGGTTTGATGAGAGAAAAAGGGGTTACGTATAGCTCTGCTCCTCAGTCTGTATTAATGTCAATGAGGAGTACTTTGATCACTGTGATAACACTGTGGATACCTTTAATTCCATTGATGTGGCTTCTGTATCGCCAACTTTCGGCTGCTAATAGTCCCGCAAGGAAGCAGAGACCAAATGGTCAGACAGTTGGATTTGATGATGTGGAAGGTGTTGATTCTGCAAAAGTAGAGCTCGTGGAG ATAGTATCATGTCTGCAAGGGGATATAAATTACCGAAAGCTAGGGGCAAAGTTACCTAGAGGTGTGTTGCTGGTGGGTCCTCCTGGAACTGGGAAGACACTACTTGCGCGTGCAGTGGCAGGGGAAGCAGGTGTACCCTTTTTCACTGTATCTGCCAGTGAGTTTGTGGAGTTGTTTGTTGGAAGAGGGGCAGCTAGAATCAGAGACCTTTTCAATGCAGCAAGAAAATTTGCACCATCAATCATATTCATTGATGAACTTGATGCAGTTGGAGGCAAGCGTGGAAGAAGTTTCAATGATGAACGTGACCAGACGTTAAATCAG TTGCTGACAGAAATGGATGGATTTGAATCCGAGATGAGAGTGGTTGTCATTGCAGCAACTAATCGGCCCGAAGCCTTGGATCCAGCCCTATGTCGCCCTGGTCGTTTCTCGAGAAAAGTATATGTAGGTGAACCTGATGAAGAAGGAAGGAGAAAGATATTGGCTGTGCATCTAAGAGGAGTTCCTTTGGAGGAGGACAGTAGCATCATTTGCCATTTAATTGCTTCTCTTACTACTGGTTTAGTAGGTGCTGATCTGGCAAATGTTGTCAATGAAGCCGCGTTGCTTGCTGCTCGTAGAG GTAGTGAAACTGTGGCAAGGGAAGATATAATGGAAGCTATGGAAAGAGCAAAATTCGGAATCAGTGATAAACAATTGAGGTCAAGTAAAATAAGCAAGGAGCTAAGCAAGCTATTCCCATGGATGCCATCATTGATGGGAAAAAGTGAGAGGAGACAGGATGACCTGCAAGGACCATTAGGTTATCAATCACTGAGTTCATGA